From the Hylaeus volcanicus isolate JK05 chromosome 4, UHH_iyHylVolc1.0_haploid, whole genome shotgun sequence genome, one window contains:
- the LOC128875896 gene encoding protein giant-lens isoform X4 yields MGIEQEREFYWDSRTRRRLSATTRQDVRDCFIQWIDRRRFNSAVRPDVYSSIGWGDDSEEELPECLDRSQVCSKVDLYGSPWVERQCRCPDARSCPSSLHGDDGHTIVDKTRQYKLCEPVKRLPICRYFKDVTWTVAPGGGPANATVQRVYCRCRPASVPYLVRRQAFRSPEGNSGFIYAFACSPQSRLRCQRKEPCRLFTVRKRQSSQLEEVNASPLCQCPKGHRCPRRHTDPGSLPARSYSGVLEIKTYSGYCVPLQPHHSEAVYTV; encoded by the exons ATGGGCATCGAACAGGAGAGGGAATTTTACTGGGATTCTCGAACGCGACGTAGATTGTCAGCGACGACTCGACAGGACGTACGTGATTGCTTCATTCAGTGGATTGACCGACGCCGTTTCAATAGCGCAGTTAGACCAGATGTCTATTCTTCGATAGGGTGGGGAGAT GATAGCGAAGAGGAGTTACCCGAATGTTTGGACCGAAGCCAAGTTTGCAGCAAGGTGGATTTATATGGGTCGCCGTGGGTCGAGAGGCAGTGCCGTTGCCCGGATGCTCGTAGCTGTCCTAGTAGCTTGCACGGAGACGACGGACACACGATAGTCGATAAAACACGCCAGTACAAGCTTTGCGAGCCAGTGAAACGTCTTCCCATTTGTCGTTATTTCAA GGATGTCACATGGACCGTAGCTCCTGGAGGGGGCCCGGCGAACGCGACAGTTCAGAGAGTTTACTGTCGATGTCGACCAGCCAGCGTACCCTATCTAGTTCGAAGACAAGCATTCAGGTCTCCCGAGGGAAATTCTGGATTTATTTATGCTTTCGCGTGCTCTCCGCAAAGT AGGCTGCGCTGTCAACGCAAGGAACCTTGTCGACTGTTTACCGTACGAAAGAGACAAAGCTCGCAACTCGAAGAGGTGAACGCTTCGCCTCTTTGCCAATGTCCAAAGGGTCATCGGTGTCCCAGACGACACACGGATCCGGGATCGCTTCCGGCTAGATCGTATTCCGGCGTTTTGGAGATCAAAACTTACAGTGGGTATTGCGTGCCCCTGCAACCGCATCATTCCGAAGCAGTTTACACCGTATGA
- the LOC128875896 gene encoding protein giant-lens isoform X1: MEWSGVEWSGVERSGVEWSGVERSGAEWSRVEQSGAEWSRVERSGAETEEQRREHSFMLFVRGIEGSLLGVELDEKGQEFLNEYLSLDEGKYLAELHEFQDTAIEIDLIDEKTKHRPVHQAPRVVYQIGDSEEELPECLDRSQVCSKVDLYGSPWVERQCRCPDARSCPSSLHGDDGHTIVDKTRQYKLCEPVKRLPICRYFKDVTWTVAPGGGPANATVQRVYCRCRPASVPYLVRRQAFRSPEGNSGFIYAFACSPQSRLRCQRKEPCRLFTVRKRQSSQLEEVNASPLCQCPKGHRCPRRHTDPGSLPARSYSGVLEIKTYSGYCVPLQPHHSEAVYTV; the protein is encoded by the exons ATGGAGTGGAGTGGAGTGGAGTGGAGTGGAGTGGAGCGGAGTGGAGTGGAGTGGAGCGGAGTGGAGCGGAGTGGAGCGGAGTGGAGCAGAGTGGAGCAGAGTGGAGCAGAGTGGAGCAGAGTGGAGCGGAGTGGAGCGGAGACAGAAGAGCAGAGAAGGGAGCATTCATTCATG TTGTTCGTTCGTGGAATCGAGGGTAGTCTTCTTGGCGTGGAACTAGACGAAAAAGGTCAAGAGTTTCTCAACGAATACTTGTCTCTCGACGAAGGCAAATACCTCGCCGAATTGCACGAGTTTCAAGATACAGCGATCGAGATCGACTTGATCGATGAAAAAACGAAGCATCGGCCGGTTCATCAAGCACCTAGAGTTGTTTATCAGATCGGG GATAGCGAAGAGGAGTTACCCGAATGTTTGGACCGAAGCCAAGTTTGCAGCAAGGTGGATTTATATGGGTCGCCGTGGGTCGAGAGGCAGTGCCGTTGCCCGGATGCTCGTAGCTGTCCTAGTAGCTTGCACGGAGACGACGGACACACGATAGTCGATAAAACACGCCAGTACAAGCTTTGCGAGCCAGTGAAACGTCTTCCCATTTGTCGTTATTTCAA GGATGTCACATGGACCGTAGCTCCTGGAGGGGGCCCGGCGAACGCGACAGTTCAGAGAGTTTACTGTCGATGTCGACCAGCCAGCGTACCCTATCTAGTTCGAAGACAAGCATTCAGGTCTCCCGAGGGAAATTCTGGATTTATTTATGCTTTCGCGTGCTCTCCGCAAAGT AGGCTGCGCTGTCAACGCAAGGAACCTTGTCGACTGTTTACCGTACGAAAGAGACAAAGCTCGCAACTCGAAGAGGTGAACGCTTCGCCTCTTTGCCAATGTCCAAAGGGTCATCGGTGTCCCAGACGACACACGGATCCGGGATCGCTTCCGGCTAGATCGTATTCCGGCGTTTTGGAGATCAAAACTTACAGTGGGTATTGCGTGCCCCTGCAACCGCATCATTCCGAAGCAGTTTACACCGTATGA
- the LOC128875896 gene encoding protein giant-lens isoform X5, which translates to MKKRWNNYMKYSLAKYLGQDTKETNRMPVMDSEEELPECLDRSQVCSKVDLYGSPWVERQCRCPDARSCPSSLHGDDGHTIVDKTRQYKLCEPVKRLPICRYFKDVTWTVAPGGGPANATVQRVYCRCRPASVPYLVRRQAFRSPEGNSGFIYAFACSPQSRLRCQRKEPCRLFTVRKRQSSQLEEVNASPLCQCPKGHRCPRRHTDPGSLPARSYSGVLEIKTYSGYCVPLQPHHSEAVYTV; encoded by the exons ATGAAGAAAAGGTGGAacaattatatgaaatatagtTTGGCGAAATATCTTGGACAAGACACGAAAGAAACTAACCGAATGCCAGTTATG GATAGCGAAGAGGAGTTACCCGAATGTTTGGACCGAAGCCAAGTTTGCAGCAAGGTGGATTTATATGGGTCGCCGTGGGTCGAGAGGCAGTGCCGTTGCCCGGATGCTCGTAGCTGTCCTAGTAGCTTGCACGGAGACGACGGACACACGATAGTCGATAAAACACGCCAGTACAAGCTTTGCGAGCCAGTGAAACGTCTTCCCATTTGTCGTTATTTCAA GGATGTCACATGGACCGTAGCTCCTGGAGGGGGCCCGGCGAACGCGACAGTTCAGAGAGTTTACTGTCGATGTCGACCAGCCAGCGTACCCTATCTAGTTCGAAGACAAGCATTCAGGTCTCCCGAGGGAAATTCTGGATTTATTTATGCTTTCGCGTGCTCTCCGCAAAGT AGGCTGCGCTGTCAACGCAAGGAACCTTGTCGACTGTTTACCGTACGAAAGAGACAAAGCTCGCAACTCGAAGAGGTGAACGCTTCGCCTCTTTGCCAATGTCCAAAGGGTCATCGGTGTCCCAGACGACACACGGATCCGGGATCGCTTCCGGCTAGATCGTATTCCGGCGTTTTGGAGATCAAAACTTACAGTGGGTATTGCGTGCCCCTGCAACCGCATCATTCCGAAGCAGTTTACACCGTATGA
- the LOC128875896 gene encoding protein giant-lens isoform X2: MKKRWNNYMKYSLAKYLGQDTKETNRMPVMLFVRGIEGSLLGVELDEKGQEFLNEYLSLDEGKYLAELHEFQDTAIEIDLIDEKTKHRPVHQAPRVVYQIGDSEEELPECLDRSQVCSKVDLYGSPWVERQCRCPDARSCPSSLHGDDGHTIVDKTRQYKLCEPVKRLPICRYFKDVTWTVAPGGGPANATVQRVYCRCRPASVPYLVRRQAFRSPEGNSGFIYAFACSPQSRLRCQRKEPCRLFTVRKRQSSQLEEVNASPLCQCPKGHRCPRRHTDPGSLPARSYSGVLEIKTYSGYCVPLQPHHSEAVYTV; encoded by the exons ATGAAGAAAAGGTGGAacaattatatgaaatatagtTTGGCGAAATATCTTGGACAAGACACGAAAGAAACTAACCGAATGCCAGTTATG TTGTTCGTTCGTGGAATCGAGGGTAGTCTTCTTGGCGTGGAACTAGACGAAAAAGGTCAAGAGTTTCTCAACGAATACTTGTCTCTCGACGAAGGCAAATACCTCGCCGAATTGCACGAGTTTCAAGATACAGCGATCGAGATCGACTTGATCGATGAAAAAACGAAGCATCGGCCGGTTCATCAAGCACCTAGAGTTGTTTATCAGATCGGG GATAGCGAAGAGGAGTTACCCGAATGTTTGGACCGAAGCCAAGTTTGCAGCAAGGTGGATTTATATGGGTCGCCGTGGGTCGAGAGGCAGTGCCGTTGCCCGGATGCTCGTAGCTGTCCTAGTAGCTTGCACGGAGACGACGGACACACGATAGTCGATAAAACACGCCAGTACAAGCTTTGCGAGCCAGTGAAACGTCTTCCCATTTGTCGTTATTTCAA GGATGTCACATGGACCGTAGCTCCTGGAGGGGGCCCGGCGAACGCGACAGTTCAGAGAGTTTACTGTCGATGTCGACCAGCCAGCGTACCCTATCTAGTTCGAAGACAAGCATTCAGGTCTCCCGAGGGAAATTCTGGATTTATTTATGCTTTCGCGTGCTCTCCGCAAAGT AGGCTGCGCTGTCAACGCAAGGAACCTTGTCGACTGTTTACCGTACGAAAGAGACAAAGCTCGCAACTCGAAGAGGTGAACGCTTCGCCTCTTTGCCAATGTCCAAAGGGTCATCGGTGTCCCAGACGACACACGGATCCGGGATCGCTTCCGGCTAGATCGTATTCCGGCGTTTTGGAGATCAAAACTTACAGTGGGTATTGCGTGCCCCTGCAACCGCATCATTCCGAAGCAGTTTACACCGTATGA
- the LOC128875896 gene encoding protein giant-lens isoform X3: protein MADSMCLLLAMFGQLFVRGIEGSLLGVELDEKGQEFLNEYLSLDEGKYLAELHEFQDTAIEIDLIDEKTKHRPVHQAPRVVYQIGDSEEELPECLDRSQVCSKVDLYGSPWVERQCRCPDARSCPSSLHGDDGHTIVDKTRQYKLCEPVKRLPICRYFKDVTWTVAPGGGPANATVQRVYCRCRPASVPYLVRRQAFRSPEGNSGFIYAFACSPQSRLRCQRKEPCRLFTVRKRQSSQLEEVNASPLCQCPKGHRCPRRHTDPGSLPARSYSGVLEIKTYSGYCVPLQPHHSEAVYTV from the exons ATGGCTGATTCGATGTGTTTGTTATTGGCGATGTTTGGACAGTTGTTCGTTCGTGGAATCGAGGGTAGTCTTCTTGGCGTGGAACTAGACGAAAAAGGTCAAGAGTTTCTCAACGAATACTTGTCTCTCGACGAAGGCAAATACCTCGCCGAATTGCACGAGTTTCAAGATACAGCGATCGAGATCGACTTGATCGATGAAAAAACGAAGCATCGGCCGGTTCATCAAGCACCTAGAGTTGTTTATCAGATCGGG GATAGCGAAGAGGAGTTACCCGAATGTTTGGACCGAAGCCAAGTTTGCAGCAAGGTGGATTTATATGGGTCGCCGTGGGTCGAGAGGCAGTGCCGTTGCCCGGATGCTCGTAGCTGTCCTAGTAGCTTGCACGGAGACGACGGACACACGATAGTCGATAAAACACGCCAGTACAAGCTTTGCGAGCCAGTGAAACGTCTTCCCATTTGTCGTTATTTCAA GGATGTCACATGGACCGTAGCTCCTGGAGGGGGCCCGGCGAACGCGACAGTTCAGAGAGTTTACTGTCGATGTCGACCAGCCAGCGTACCCTATCTAGTTCGAAGACAAGCATTCAGGTCTCCCGAGGGAAATTCTGGATTTATTTATGCTTTCGCGTGCTCTCCGCAAAGT AGGCTGCGCTGTCAACGCAAGGAACCTTGTCGACTGTTTACCGTACGAAAGAGACAAAGCTCGCAACTCGAAGAGGTGAACGCTTCGCCTCTTTGCCAATGTCCAAAGGGTCATCGGTGTCCCAGACGACACACGGATCCGGGATCGCTTCCGGCTAGATCGTATTCCGGCGTTTTGGAGATCAAAACTTACAGTGGGTATTGCGTGCCCCTGCAACCGCATCATTCCGAAGCAGTTTACACCGTATGA